The Klebsiella sp. RIT-PI-d genome includes a region encoding these proteins:
- the queF gene encoding NADPH-dependent 7-cyano-7-deazaguanine reductase QueF (Catalyzes the NADPH-dependent reduction of 7-cyano-7-deazaguanine (preQ0) to 7-aminomethyl-7-deazaguanine (preQ1) in queuosine biosynthesis) yields the protein MSSYENHQALCGLTLGKTTRYQDIYDATLLQGVPRSLNRDPLGLDADALPFHGADIWTLYELSWLNAKGLPQVAVGQVELDYASVNLVESKSFKLYLNSFNQTRFASWQDVQATLVRDLSTCAQGNVHVTLYRLDELEGQPIARFDGVCIDHQDIEIDSYQFNADYLSAAASGPVVEESLVSHLLKSNCLITHQPDWGSVQIQYRGPAIDRQKLLRYLVSFRHHNEFHEQCVERIFNDIQRFCQPETLSVYARYTRRGGLDINPWRTNTAFIPANGRLVRQ from the coding sequence ATGTCTTCCTATGAAAACCATCAGGCGCTTTGCGGCCTGACTCTTGGTAAAACAACGCGTTACCAGGATATTTACGACGCCACGCTATTACAGGGCGTGCCGAGAAGTCTGAATCGCGATCCGCTGGGCCTGGATGCAGACGCCCTGCCGTTTCACGGTGCGGATATCTGGACGCTTTATGAACTCTCATGGCTCAATGCAAAGGGACTGCCGCAGGTTGCCGTCGGTCAGGTGGAACTTGATTACGCCAGCGTCAACCTCGTGGAATCGAAAAGCTTTAAGCTTTATCTGAACAGCTTTAATCAGACCCGCTTCGCCAGCTGGCAGGACGTACAGGCAACGCTGGTTCGCGATTTAAGTACCTGTGCACAGGGAAATGTTCACGTAACGCTGTATCGGCTTGATGAACTTGAAGGCCAGCCCATTGCCCGCTTTGACGGCGTGTGTATTGACCATCAGGATATTGAAATTGATAGCTATCAGTTTAACGCCGATTACTTATCTGCTGCCGCCAGCGGCCCTGTCGTCGAGGAGTCGCTGGTCAGCCATCTGCTGAAATCCAACTGCCTGATCACCCATCAGCCGGACTGGGGCTCGGTGCAGATTCAGTATCGGGGGCCGGCCATCGATCGACAGAAACTGCTGCGTTACCTGGTCTCGTTCCGCCATCACAACGAATTTCACGAGCAGTGTGTAGAGCGTATTTTTAATGATATTCAGCGCTTTTGCCAGCCGGAAACCCTGAGTGTGTATGCCCGCTACACGCGCCGCGGTGGCCTGGATATTAACCCGTGGCGCACCAATACCGCATTTATCCCGGCTAACGGCAGACTGGTACGTCAGTAG
- the ppnN gene encoding nucleotide 5'-monophosphate nucleosidase PpnN has protein sequence MITHVSPLGSMDMLSQLEVDMLKRTASSDLYQLFRNCSLAVLNSGSLTDNSKELLSRFENFDINVLRRERGVKLELINPPEEAFVDGQIIRSLQANLFAVLRDILFVHGQIQNTVRYPDLDLESSPHITNLVFSILRNARALHVGEAPSMVVCWGGHSINEKEYLYARRVGTQLGLRELNICTGCGPGAMEAPMKGAAVGHAQQRYKEGRFIGMTEPSIIAAEPPNPLVNELIIMPDIEKRLEAFVRIAHGIIIFPGGVGTAEELLYLLGILMNPANKDQVLPLILTGPKESADYFRVLDEFIVSTLGETARRHYQVIIDDAPEVARQMKKAMPLVKECRRETGDAYSFNWSIRIAPDLQLPFVPSHENMANLKLYPDQPVNVLAADLRRAFSGIVAGNVKEVGIRAIEKYGPYKIHGDSEMMHRMDDLLKGFVAQHRMKLPGSAYIPCYEICK, from the coding sequence TTGATTACACATGTAAGCCCGCTTGGCTCAATGGATATGTTGTCGCAGCTGGAAGTTGACATGCTTAAACGCACGGCCAGCAGCGACCTTTATCAACTGTTTCGTAACTGTTCACTTGCCGTACTTAACTCCGGAAGCCTCACCGATAACAGTAAGGAATTGCTGTCGCGCTTCGAGAATTTCGATATCAACGTTCTGCGTCGCGAACGCGGCGTCAAACTTGAGTTAATCAATCCGCCGGAAGAGGCCTTTGTTGACGGGCAAATCATTCGATCGCTTCAGGCCAACCTGTTTGCCGTCCTGCGCGATATTCTTTTTGTACACGGTCAGATCCAGAATACCGTTCGCTATCCCGATCTCGACCTTGAAAGTTCACCCCACATTACTAACCTGGTCTTTTCTATTTTGCGTAACGCCCGGGCGCTACATGTAGGAGAAGCGCCGAGTATGGTGGTTTGCTGGGGAGGGCACTCGATCAACGAAAAAGAGTATCTGTACGCTCGTCGCGTGGGTACGCAACTTGGCCTGCGCGAGCTGAATATTTGCACCGGCTGTGGGCCCGGTGCCATGGAAGCGCCGATGAAAGGCGCAGCGGTAGGCCATGCCCAACAGCGCTATAAAGAGGGACGGTTTATCGGTATGACCGAGCCGTCAATTATTGCCGCTGAACCACCTAACCCACTGGTTAATGAACTGATTATCATGCCCGATATCGAAAAACGCCTTGAGGCGTTCGTCCGTATTGCGCACGGTATTATCATCTTCCCCGGCGGTGTGGGAACGGCGGAAGAGCTGCTTTACCTGCTGGGTATCCTGATGAATCCGGCTAACAAAGATCAGGTTCTGCCGCTGATCCTCACCGGTCCAAAAGAAAGTGCTGATTACTTTCGCGTGCTGGATGAATTTATCGTCAGTACCCTGGGGGAAACAGCACGTCGGCATTATCAAGTCATCATCGACGATGCGCCTGAAGTCGCGCGGCAGATGAAAAAAGCCATGCCGCTGGTGAAAGAGTGCCGTCGGGAAACCGGCGATGCCTACAGCTTTAACTGGTCAATCCGCATTGCACCGGATCTTCAACTGCCGTTTGTGCCGTCACATGAGAATATGGCGAATCTTAAACTGTACCCGGATCAGCCGGTCAACGTGCTGGCAGCGGATCTGCGCCGCGCCTTCTCCGGTATTGTCGCAGGCAACGTTAAAGAAGTGGGCATTCGCGCCATTGAGAAGTACGGCCCCTATAAAATCCACGGTGACAGCGAGATGATGCATCGTATGGATGACCTGCTCAAAGGCTTTGTAGCCCAGCATCGTATGAAACTTCCCGGCTCGGCCTACATTCCCTGCTACGAAATCTGCAAGTAA
- a CDS encoding HAAAP family serine/threonine permease, whose protein sequence is METTQTSTIISAKPQSSWRKTDTMWMLGLYGTAIGAGVLFLPINAGVGGMIPLIIMAILAFPMTFFAHRGLTRFVLSGKNPGEDITEVVEEHFGIGAGKLITLLYFFAIYPILLVYSVAITNTVESFLTHQLMITPPPRALLSLILIVGMMTIVRFGEQMIVKAMSILVFPFVFALMLLALYLIPQWSGAAFQTLSFDTVSPSGHGLWMTLWLAIPVMVFSFNHSPIISSFAVAKREEYGVDAEKKCSRILAFAHIMMVLTVMFFVFSCVLSLTPANLAEAKDQNISILSYLANHFNAPLIAWMAPIIAMIAITKSFLGHYLGASEGFNGMVIKMLRSKGKTIEHKKLNRITALFMLVTTWIVATLNPSILGMIETLGGPIIAMILFLMPMYAIQKVPAMRKYSGHVSNVFVVLMGLIAMSAIFYSLFS, encoded by the coding sequence ATGGAAACTACTCAGACCAGCACCATTATCTCTGCAAAACCGCAGAGTTCGTGGCGTAAAACAGACACCATGTGGATGCTTGGCCTTTATGGCACAGCGATTGGCGCAGGCGTTTTGTTCCTGCCAATCAACGCCGGCGTTGGTGGCATGATCCCGCTCATTATTATGGCAATCCTTGCCTTCCCGATGACCTTCTTTGCCCACCGTGGCCTTACCCGCTTCGTGCTGTCCGGTAAAAACCCGGGAGAAGACATCACCGAAGTGGTTGAAGAACACTTTGGTATCGGCGCCGGTAAACTGATTACTCTGCTTTATTTTTTCGCTATCTACCCCATTCTGCTGGTCTATAGCGTAGCCATTACCAATACCGTCGAAAGCTTCCTGACGCACCAGTTGATGATCACGCCGCCGCCGCGCGCGCTGTTATCGCTGATCCTGATTGTCGGTATGATGACCATCGTACGTTTCGGCGAGCAGATGATCGTTAAGGCGATGAGCATCCTGGTTTTCCCGTTCGTCTTTGCCCTGATGCTGCTGGCCCTGTACCTGATCCCACAGTGGAGCGGTGCGGCATTCCAGACGCTGTCATTTGATACCGTTTCGCCGAGCGGCCACGGTTTGTGGATGACCCTGTGGCTGGCCATTCCGGTCATGGTTTTCTCCTTTAACCACTCGCCAATCATCTCCTCTTTTGCGGTCGCAAAACGTGAAGAATACGGCGTGGATGCAGAGAAAAAATGCTCCCGTATTCTGGCATTTGCTCACATTATGATGGTCCTGACGGTAATGTTCTTCGTCTTCAGCTGCGTACTGAGCCTGACGCCGGCCAATCTGGCAGAAGCGAAAGATCAGAACATTTCAATCCTGTCTTATCTGGCAAACCACTTTAACGCACCGCTGATTGCCTGGATGGCACCGATTATTGCGATGATCGCCATCACTAAATCCTTCCTCGGCCACTATCTGGGCGCAAGCGAAGGCTTTAACGGCATGGTTATCAAAATGCTGCGCAGCAAAGGTAAAACCATTGAACACAAAAAGCTGAACCGCATTACTGCGCTGTTCATGCTGGTGACAACATGGATTGTTGCAACCCTGAACCCAAGCATTCTCGGTATGATCGAGACGCTGGGTGGCCCGATTATTGCCATGATCCTGTTCCTGATGCCGATGTACGCGATTCAGAAAGTCCCGGCAATGCGTAAATACAGCGGCCATGTCAGCAACGTTTTTGTTGTGCTGATGGGTCTCATCGCCATGTCTGCCATTTTCTACTCTCTGTTCAGCTAA
- a CDS encoding L-serine ammonia-lyase, whose product MISVFDIFKIGIGPSSSHTVGPMKAGKQFTDDLIAQGLLFDVTRVVVDVYGSLSLTGKGHHTDIAIIMGLAGNLPDSVDIDAIPAFIQDVNTHGRLLLANGQHEVEFPVDRCMNFHADNLSLHENGMRITALSGENVVYSQTYYSIGGGFIVDEAHFGLSDDAPVTVPYPYKSAADLQRHCNESGLSLSGLMMQNELALHSKQELEQHFTNVWAVMRGGIEHGIVTEGVLPGKLRVPRRAAALRRMLVSQDKTTSDPMAVVDWINMFALAVNEENAAGGRVVTAPTNGACGIVPAVLAYYDKFIREVNANSLARYLLVTSAIGSLYKMNASISGAEVGCQGEVGVACSMAAAGLTELLGGSPAQVCIAAEIGMEHNLGLTCDPVAGQVQVPCIERNAIAAVKAVNAARMALRRTSEPRVCLDKVIETMYETGKDMNAKYRETSRGGLAMKIVTCD is encoded by the coding sequence ATGATCAGCGTTTTTGATATTTTCAAAATCGGTATTGGCCCTTCCAGCTCACACACCGTCGGCCCAATGAAAGCGGGCAAACAATTTACCGATGACCTGATAGCTCAGGGCCTGCTGTTCGATGTGACTCGCGTTGTGGTGGATGTGTATGGTTCACTCTCCCTGACCGGAAAAGGCCACCATACTGATATCGCCATTATTATGGGTTTGGCTGGAAATCTGCCGGACAGCGTCGATATCGACGCCATCCCGGCGTTTATCCAGGATGTAAACACGCACGGTCGCCTGCTGCTGGCAAATGGTCAGCATGAAGTGGAATTTCCGGTCGATCGCTGCATGAATTTCCACGCGGACAATCTGTCTTTGCATGAGAACGGCATGCGTATTACTGCGCTAAGCGGCGAAAACGTCGTTTACAGCCAGACTTATTACTCCATTGGCGGCGGTTTTATTGTTGATGAAGCGCACTTCGGTCTCTCAGACGATGCGCCGGTCACGGTACCTTATCCCTACAAATCCGCAGCCGATCTACAGCGGCACTGTAACGAAAGCGGCCTTTCCCTTTCCGGCCTGATGATGCAGAACGAACTTGCCCTGCACAGCAAACAGGAGCTGGAGCAACATTTCACCAATGTCTGGGCGGTGATGCGCGGTGGAATTGAGCACGGTATCGTGACGGAAGGGGTTCTGCCGGGCAAACTGCGGGTTCCCCGTCGTGCTGCCGCACTGCGCAGAATGCTGGTAAGCCAGGATAAAACAACCAGCGATCCGATGGCCGTAGTGGACTGGATCAACATGTTTGCGCTGGCCGTGAACGAAGAGAATGCCGCCGGTGGCCGGGTGGTTACCGCTCCGACCAACGGCGCGTGCGGTATTGTTCCGGCGGTACTGGCCTACTACGATAAATTTATCCGTGAAGTGAATGCTAACTCACTGGCCCGTTACCTGCTGGTGACCAGCGCCATTGGCTCACTGTATAAGATGAATGCGTCTATTTCTGGTGCCGAAGTGGGCTGTCAGGGTGAAGTTGGTGTGGCCTGTTCTATGGCGGCGGCGGGGCTGACGGAGCTGCTGGGCGGTAGCCCTGCTCAGGTCTGCATCGCAGCAGAAATCGGCATGGAGCATAACCTGGGGCTGACCTGCGATCCGGTTGCTGGTCAGGTACAGGTACCGTGCATTGAGCGTAATGCGATCGCCGCCGTTAAAGCGGTTAACGCAGCGCGCATGGCACTGCGCCGCACCAGCGAACCGCGCGTTTGTCTCGATAAAGTGATTGAAACCATGTATGAAACCGGTAAAGACATGAATGCCAAGTACCGCGAAACCTCGCGCGGTGGTCTGGCAATGAAAATCGTCACCTGCGATTAA
- the xni gene encoding flap endonuclease Xni, whose protein sequence is MAVHLLIVDALNLIRRIHAVQGSPCVDACQHALDQLIVHSQPTHAVAVFDDEARNSSWRHQKLPDYKAGRAPMPDDLHSEMAQLRAAFARSGVRSWECAGNEADDLAATLAVKVAQAGHQATIVSTDKGYCQLLSPGIRIRDYFQKRWLDAPFIAQEFGVTPEQLPDYWGLAGISSSKVPGVAGIGAKSATQLLTQFRTLEEIYAQLDEVAPKWRKKLEENRDMAFICRDIARLRCDLQIDGNLQQLRLRG, encoded by the coding sequence GTGGCCGTTCACTTGCTTATTGTTGATGCGCTTAATCTCATTCGCCGCATTCATGCCGTTCAGGGATCGCCCTGTGTGGATGCCTGCCAGCATGCGCTCGATCAGCTTATTGTTCACAGTCAGCCGACACATGCGGTGGCGGTATTTGATGATGAAGCCCGTAACAGTAGCTGGCGTCATCAGAAACTGCCCGATTACAAAGCGGGGCGCGCACCGATGCCGGACGATTTGCACAGCGAAATGGCGCAGCTTCGTGCGGCATTTGCCCGCAGCGGCGTGCGCAGCTGGGAATGCGCCGGTAACGAAGCTGACGATCTTGCCGCCACGCTGGCGGTTAAAGTGGCGCAGGCTGGCCATCAGGCGACTATCGTCTCGACAGACAAAGGCTACTGCCAGTTACTCTCGCCCGGGATCCGCATTCGTGACTATTTCCAGAAGCGCTGGCTGGATGCACCGTTTATTGCCCAGGAATTTGGCGTAACGCCAGAGCAATTACCTGATTACTGGGGGCTTGCCGGGATCAGCAGTTCAAAAGTGCCCGGCGTGGCCGGCATTGGGGCGAAAAGTGCGACGCAGCTATTAACACAGTTTCGGACGCTGGAAGAAATCTATGCACAGCTTGACGAGGTAGCACCGAAATGGCGCAAAAAACTGGAAGAAAATCGCGATATGGCCTTTATCTGCCGCGACATTGCACGACTGCGGTGTGATTTGCAGATTGACGGTAATTTGCAGCAGCTTCGACTGCGGGGATGA
- the rlmM gene encoding 23S rRNA (cytidine(2498)-2'-O)-methyltransferase RlmM, translating to MNKLILLCRAGFEKECAAEITDKAGRREIYGFARVKDNAGYVIFECYQAGDAEKLVKELPFSSLIFARQMFVAGELLQNLPPEDRITPIVGMLQGVVEKGGELRVEVADTNESKELMKFCRKFTVPLRAALREAGVLTSYETKKRPVVHVFFIAPGCCYTGYSWSNNNSPFYMGIPRLKFPADAPSRSTLKLEEALHVFIPADEWDERLANGMYAVDLGACPGGWTYQLVKRNMWVYSVDNGPMAQSLMDTGQVTWLREDGFRYKPTRSNISWMVCDMVEKPAKVAALMAQWLVNGWCRETIFNLKLPMKKRYEEVSHNLAYIEGKLKENGINAQIQARQLYHDREEVTVHVRRIWAAVGGRRDER from the coding sequence ATGAATAAGTTGATTTTGTTATGTCGCGCCGGTTTTGAGAAAGAGTGTGCAGCAGAAATTACCGACAAAGCCGGTCGCCGTGAAATTTATGGCTTTGCGCGGGTTAAAGACAATGCGGGCTACGTTATTTTCGAGTGTTATCAGGCGGGAGATGCGGAAAAACTGGTCAAAGAACTGCCGTTTAGTTCGCTGATCTTTGCCCGTCAGATGTTCGTTGCCGGTGAGCTTTTGCAAAACCTGCCTCCGGAAGATCGTATTACGCCGATTGTGGGCATGTTGCAGGGCGTTGTCGAAAAGGGGGGAGAGCTGCGTGTTGAAGTGGCCGACACCAATGAAAGCAAAGAACTGATGAAGTTCTGCCGCAAGTTTACCGTTCCGCTGCGTGCTGCGCTGCGGGAAGCCGGCGTGCTGACCAGCTACGAAACCAAAAAACGTCCGGTGGTCCACGTTTTCTTTATTGCGCCAGGCTGCTGTTATACGGGATATTCCTGGAGTAACAATAACTCTCCATTCTACATGGGCATACCACGTCTTAAGTTCCCAGCGGATGCGCCGAGCCGGTCGACCCTCAAGCTGGAAGAAGCGTTGCACGTCTTTATCCCGGCCGATGAGTGGGATGAGCGTCTGGCGAACGGAATGTACGCGGTTGATCTGGGGGCGTGCCCCGGCGGCTGGACCTATCAGCTGGTGAAACGCAATATGTGGGTCTACTCGGTCGACAACGGTCCGATGGCGCAAAGCCTGATGGATACCGGGCAGGTAACCTGGCTACGCGAAGATGGTTTCCGCTATAAACCGACGCGCAGTAACATTTCGTGGATGGTGTGCGATATGGTCGAGAAGCCTGCCAAAGTGGCTGCGCTAATGGCGCAGTGGCTGGTTAACGGCTGGTGCCGCGAAACGATTTTTAACCTCAAGCTGCCGATGAAAAAGCGCTATGAGGAGGTGTCGCATAATCTGGCGTACATTGAAGGTAAGCTGAAAGAAAACGGTATTAACGCCCAGATTCAGGCCCGCCAGCTTTATCACGATCGCGAAGAAGTGACCGTGCATGTGCGTCGCATTTGGGCTGCCGTGGGCGGACGTCGCGACGAGCGTTAA
- a CDS encoding DUF423 domain-containing protein — protein sequence MTSRFMLIFAAISGFIYVALGAFGAHVLSKTLGTVEMAWIHTGLEYQAFHTLAIFALAVAMQRRISIWFYWSSVFLALGTVLFSGSLYCLALSHQRLWTFVTPVGGMCFLAGWVLMLVGAIRLKRRGISHE from the coding sequence ATGACCAGCCGTTTTATGCTGATTTTTGCTGCGATTAGCGGCTTTATTTATGTGGCGCTCGGTGCGTTTGGCGCCCATGTGTTGAGTAAAACTCTGGGCACGGTTGAAATGGCCTGGATTCATACCGGCCTTGAATATCAGGCATTTCATACGCTGGCGATCTTTGCGCTGGCGGTGGCAATGCAGCGCCGTATTAGCATCTGGTTTTACTGGAGCAGCGTCTTTTTAGCGCTCGGCACCGTATTATTTAGCGGCAGCCTTTACTGCCTGGCGCTGTCGCATCAGCGTCTGTGGACCTTTGTTACGCCGGTCGGCGGGATGTGTTTTCTGGCGGGCTGGGTACTGATGCTGGTCGGTGCAATTCGCCTGAAGCGCAGGGGCATCTCTCATGAATAA
- the gcvA gene encoding glycine cleavage system transcriptional regulator GcvA → MSKRLPPLNALRVFDAAARHLSFTRAADELFVTQAAVSHQIKSLEDFLGLKLFRRRNRSLLLTEEGQSYFQDIKEIFSQLTDATRKLQSRSAKGALTVSLLPSFAIHWLVPRLSSFNSAYPGIDVRIQAVDREEDKLADDVDVAIFYGRGNWPGLRVEKLYAEYLLPVCAPVLLTGEKALKTPADLALHNLLHDASRRDWQAYTRQLGLNHINVQQGPIFSHSAMVLQAAIHGQGVALANNVMAQSEIEAGRLVCPFNDVLVSKNAFYLVCHDSQAELGKIAAFRQWILAKAASEQEKFRFRYEQ, encoded by the coding sequence ATGTCAAAGCGATTACCCCCCCTGAATGCATTACGTGTATTTGATGCTGCTGCCCGCCATTTAAGCTTTACCCGCGCGGCAGATGAGCTTTTTGTCACCCAGGCCGCCGTAAGCCATCAAATCAAGTCCCTTGAGGATTTTCTGGGACTTAAACTCTTCCGCCGACGTAATAGATCGCTGTTGTTAACGGAAGAAGGCCAGAGTTATTTTCAGGATATAAAAGAGATATTTTCGCAATTAACTGACGCAACACGTAAACTGCAATCGCGCAGTGCTAAGGGTGCGTTGACGGTCAGTTTACTGCCAAGTTTTGCTATTCACTGGCTGGTTCCCAGACTCTCCAGCTTTAACTCAGCTTATCCGGGAATTGACGTCAGAATTCAGGCGGTCGACCGTGAAGAAGATAAACTGGCTGACGACGTCGACGTCGCTATTTTCTATGGTCGCGGTAACTGGCCTGGCCTGCGCGTTGAAAAATTATATGCGGAATATTTGCTCCCGGTCTGCGCTCCCGTGCTATTAACCGGTGAGAAAGCGTTAAAAACTCCCGCTGATTTGGCGCTGCATAATTTATTGCATGATGCATCCCGCCGCGACTGGCAGGCGTATACTCGCCAGCTGGGGCTTAATCATATTAATGTGCAGCAGGGACCCATCTTCAGCCATAGTGCCATGGTGCTACAGGCGGCAATTCACGGGCAGGGCGTTGCTTTAGCCAATAATGTTATGGCGCAGTCCGAAATTGAAGCCGGGAGGCTGGTCTGTCCATTTAACGACGTTCTGGTCAGTAAAAATGCGTTTTATCTGGTTTGTCATGACAGCCAGGCAGAACTGGGTAAAATAGCCGCCTTCCGCCAGTGGATCCTGGCAAAAGCAGCAAGTGAGCAAGAAAAATTCCGTTTTCGTTACGAACAATAA
- a CDS encoding YgdI/YgdR family lipoprotein: MKKTAAIISACMLTFALSACSSPNYVMHTSDGRTIVSDGKPVTDNDTGMISYKDANGNKQQINRADVKEMVALEK, encoded by the coding sequence ATGAAAAAGACTGCCGCAATTATTTCCGCTTGTATGCTGACATTTGCTCTGAGCGCCTGTTCCAGCCCGAATTATGTTATGCATACCAGCGATGGCCGCACGATCGTTTCTGACGGTAAACCTGTCACTGACAACGATACCGGGATGATTTCGTATAAAGATGCTAACGGTAACAAACAGCAGATCAACCGCGCTGATGTAAAAGAAATGGTAGCGCTGGAAAAATAA
- the csdA gene encoding cysteine desulfurase CsdA — MNTFNPAQFRAQFPALADAGVYLDSAATALKPQAVIDATQQFYSLSAGNVHRSQFAEAQRLTERYEAARDRVAALLNAPSGKDIVWTRGTTEAINMVAQCYARPRLRPGDEIIVSEAEHHANLVPWLMVAEQTGAKVVRLPLGADRLPDVARLAEIITSRSRILALGQMSNVTGGCPDLAQAIILAHAAGMVVMVDGAQGAVHFPADVQQLDIDFYAFSGHKLYGPNGIGALYGKSELLESMSPWLGGGKMIVDVSFDGYKTQPVPYRLEAGTPNVAGVIGLSAALEWLEQTDIAQAESWSRGLATLAEDALAKRPGFTSYRVQDSSLLAFNFAGVHHSDMVTLLAGYGIALRAGQHCAQPLLAALGVDGTLRVSFAPYNTQHDVTALVNAVDRALEILVD; from the coding sequence ATGAATACGTTCAATCCTGCGCAGTTTCGCGCGCAATTTCCGGCGCTGGCCGATGCTGGCGTATATCTTGATAGCGCAGCAACGGCGTTAAAACCGCAGGCCGTTATTGATGCCACGCAGCAATTTTATAGCCTGAGCGCTGGAAACGTGCACCGCAGTCAGTTCGCTGAAGCGCAGCGCCTGACTGAGCGCTATGAGGCCGCCCGTGACCGGGTGGCGGCGTTGCTTAATGCACCATCAGGCAAAGATATTGTCTGGACCCGTGGGACCACGGAGGCTATTAATATGGTCGCCCAGTGCTATGCGCGCCCGCGCCTCAGGCCCGGAGATGAAATCATCGTCAGCGAAGCCGAGCACCATGCCAACCTTGTCCCCTGGCTGATGGTCGCGGAGCAAACCGGGGCGAAAGTGGTCCGCCTGCCTCTCGGTGCCGATCGCCTGCCGGATGTCGCCCGGCTGGCAGAGATTATCACGTCACGCAGCCGTATTCTGGCGCTGGGACAAATGTCAAATGTAACCGGCGGTTGCCCGGATCTGGCGCAGGCTATCATCCTCGCCCACGCTGCCGGAATGGTGGTTATGGTCGATGGCGCACAGGGCGCGGTGCATTTCCCGGCAGATGTGCAGCAGCTGGATATCGATTTTTACGCTTTCTCCGGTCATAAGCTTTACGGCCCTAACGGCATTGGCGCGCTTTATGGCAAAAGTGAGCTGCTGGAGAGCATGTCACCATGGCTCGGCGGCGGTAAAATGATCGTCGACGTCAGCTTTGACGGCTATAAAACTCAGCCGGTGCCTTATCGGCTTGAAGCCGGCACGCCGAATGTAGCAGGTGTTATAGGCCTGAGCGCCGCGCTGGAATGGCTTGAACAGACAGATATCGCCCAGGCTGAAAGCTGGAGTCGTGGTCTGGCAACGCTTGCTGAAGATGCGCTGGCAAAACGTCCAGGATTCACCTCTTATCGCGTTCAGGATTCCAGCCTGCTGGCCTTTAATTTTGCGGGCGTTCATCATAGCGATATGGTTACGCTGCTGGCCGGCTATGGTATCGCGTTACGTGCAGGTCAGCACTGCGCGCAGCCGTTACTGGCCGCGCTGGGGGTCGATGGCACGCTGCGGGTATCATTTGCCCCCTATAATACTCAACATGATGTTACTGCGCTGGTTAACGCTGTTGATCGCGCGCTTGAAATACTGGTGGATTAA
- the csdE gene encoding cysteine desulfurase sulfur acceptor subunit CsdE, with amino-acid sequence MTNPDSTVAPFGITITPETLKATFSPLTQWEDKYRQLILLGKKLPALTDELKARAQEIPGCENRVWLGYSVSPQGTLHFFGDSEGRIVRGLLAVLLTACEGKQPLELLAGDPLALFDELGLRSQLSASRNQGLNALSDAVRTAAEQAR; translated from the coding sequence ATGACTAACCCTGATTCGACCGTAGCCCCTTTTGGTATCACGATCACCCCGGAAACGTTAAAGGCAACGTTTTCCCCGCTGACTCAGTGGGAAGATAAGTACCGCCAGCTGATCCTGCTCGGTAAAAAACTGCCTGCCCTGACAGACGAGCTTAAAGCCCGGGCGCAGGAAATTCCGGGCTGTGAGAATCGTGTATGGCTGGGCTATAGCGTCTCGCCGCAAGGCACACTGCATTTCTTTGGCGACAGCGAAGGTCGTATTGTGCGCGGTCTGCTGGCAGTATTGTTAACCGCCTGCGAAGGGAAACAGCCACTGGAATTGCTGGCGGGCGATCCGCTGGCGCTTTTCGATGAACTGGGGTTGCGCAGCCAGCTTAGCGCATCACGCAATCAGGGGCTGAATGCACTCAGCGACGCGGTACGCACTGCCGCAGAACAAGCCCGGTAA